Proteins from a genomic interval of Kitasatospora herbaricolor:
- a CDS encoding ABC transporter ATP-binding protein: MTSTTAPKRAPGQQAVLQLRGLTRTHGQGGARVDALRGVDLTVLPGEFVAVTGPSGSGKSTLLGLAGGLDSATSGEVLVEGQGLGGLSPKALSAVRRRAIGYVFQDFNLIPTLTAAENVALPRELDGAPGRRTRAQAQAALAEVGIAELADRFPDQLSGGQQQRVAIARALIGERRLVLADEPTGALDSATGQEVLTVLRARCDAGAAAVVVTHDPRHARWADRVVVLQDGRVVEERAGSGGAPAAGTGSRC; encoded by the coding sequence GTGACGAGCACGACCGCACCGAAGCGGGCCCCCGGGCAGCAGGCCGTCCTGCAGTTGCGGGGCCTGACCCGGACGCACGGGCAGGGCGGGGCGCGGGTGGACGCGCTGCGCGGGGTGGACCTGACGGTGCTTCCGGGCGAGTTCGTCGCCGTGACGGGGCCCAGTGGTTCGGGCAAGTCCACCCTGCTCGGGCTGGCCGGGGGGCTGGACAGCGCCACCTCGGGCGAGGTCCTGGTCGAAGGGCAGGGGCTGGGAGGGCTGTCCCCGAAGGCGCTGTCCGCCGTCCGGCGCCGCGCGATCGGGTACGTGTTCCAGGACTTCAACCTGATTCCGACGCTGACCGCCGCCGAGAACGTGGCCCTGCCGCGCGAGCTGGACGGCGCGCCGGGGCGGCGGACCCGGGCCCAGGCGCAGGCCGCGCTCGCCGAGGTCGGGATCGCCGAGCTGGCGGACCGGTTCCCGGACCAGCTGTCCGGCGGCCAGCAGCAGCGGGTCGCCATCGCCCGGGCGCTGATCGGCGAGCGGCGGCTGGTCCTGGCCGACGAGCCGACCGGCGCCCTCGACTCCGCCACGGGCCAGGAGGTGCTGACCGTCCTTCGGGCCCGGTGCGACGCCGGGGCCGCGGCGGTCGTGGTCACCCACGACCCCCGCCACGCCCGCTGGGCGGACCGGGTGGTTGTGTTGCAGGACGGCCGGGTGGTGGAGGAGCGGGCCGGGTCCGGCGGGGCTCCGGCCGCCGGGACGGGAAGCCGGTGCTGA
- a CDS encoding GntR family transcriptional regulator, translated as MALDPDDSRPPYQQVSSSLRASILTKKPGFETGDKLPSGPELAKHFGVARGTVDKALDLLRTEGLIITRQGSGSFVRERTSRPVGLRPHLEAAFEQQKVTLDFAGFSSETLHNALQEPLDKIRSGRLTPEAITVRLLLPDTTAPMAVPVLVDGLKDEVALRERARNIALTNAGGIAHSVEVLAELGLVQSASVQVKVHQASSLFKLYILNRSEAFFGFYPLRERTIAVDGADHTFYDVTGKDTTLFHHAAGPDEASLGSQYVQQAQMWFDSVWSTIAYERQP; from the coding sequence ATGGCCCTAGACCCGGATGACTCTCGCCCCCCGTATCAGCAGGTCAGCAGCTCTCTGCGGGCCTCGATCCTCACGAAGAAGCCGGGTTTTGAGACCGGCGACAAACTTCCGTCTGGCCCTGAGCTGGCCAAGCACTTCGGTGTGGCGCGCGGCACTGTCGACAAGGCCCTGGACCTGCTCCGCACAGAGGGGCTGATCATCACCCGCCAGGGAAGCGGCTCGTTCGTCCGGGAGCGCACCTCACGCCCGGTCGGGCTTAGGCCACACCTCGAAGCCGCCTTCGAGCAGCAGAAAGTCACGCTCGACTTCGCTGGCTTCTCCAGCGAAACCCTGCACAACGCGCTCCAGGAACCGCTGGACAAGATCCGCTCAGGTCGGCTGACCCCAGAGGCCATCACTGTGCGCCTGCTGCTGCCGGATACCACAGCGCCGATGGCTGTCCCTGTGCTGGTCGACGGGCTCAAGGATGAGGTGGCACTTCGCGAGCGGGCGCGGAACATCGCGCTGACCAACGCGGGAGGCATCGCCCACTCGGTGGAGGTCCTGGCGGAGCTTGGGCTGGTGCAGTCAGCTAGCGTCCAGGTCAAGGTTCACCAAGCATCGAGCCTGTTCAAGCTCTACATCCTGAATCGTTCGGAAGCGTTCTTCGGCTTCTATCCACTGCGCGAGCGGACCATCGCGGTCGACGGCGCGGACCACACCTTCTACGACGTGACTGGTAAGGACACCACCCTGTTCCACCACGCTGCCGGTCCGGACGAAGCGTCACTCGGGTCGCAGTACGTCCAGCAGGCCCAGATGTGGTTCGACAGCGTGTGGTCCACCATCGCCTACGAGCGTCAGCCATGA
- a CDS encoding NaeI family type II restriction endonuclease produces the protein MSDFDFQQSRLARRYSPWIDGDSQGGEDERAEFFKSGIIILDTNILLSLYEYTRTSRLEILSALENVSTQLWLPYQVGLEFVNGRRRVLVRQSEELGRARSLTEKRATEVIRTIASHSDQMTSLIGRYSRDTQPQVDLESLREEFKQASEKWKSGILKSLGNLKRAQDISVDGIGKSDPILAKVAELFGDRIADPTGADTVRRRIRDAVDYRFPNRIPPGFSDEGKDTELDQAGDLLIWEEIIEHAASSSSKLVLFVSNDTKEDWYEPAGPGQAARPWPALFEEMRVRAGSRLRIETAAEFFDGIESYLNIPINASTFEEIDQVADEIESFPASADLSVDGGLSKVVAAFHATDPQGDLLESCVRDALAIALSDASGDAASDHRAVSSDGMIASVLTSRNIAQRFEFVGSEFGDFLVEGVPVVFKYTSRRSAIMVNWQMVGAVFLFVRYDRTKNSYSAGLFAAEEHLRGASSLRGALQVHIERIPGVHWLARNRSLH, from the coding sequence GTGTCAGATTTCGATTTCCAGCAATCCAGACTCGCTCGGCGCTACTCGCCATGGATTGACGGAGATTCGCAGGGTGGCGAAGATGAGCGCGCAGAATTCTTCAAAAGCGGCATAATCATTCTCGATACAAATATTCTTCTCAGTTTGTATGAGTACACCAGGACCAGTCGCCTGGAGATCCTCTCGGCTCTAGAGAATGTCTCCACCCAGCTTTGGCTTCCGTATCAGGTCGGGTTGGAGTTTGTGAATGGTAGGCGACGTGTCTTGGTTCGGCAGAGCGAGGAGCTTGGCCGCGCCCGGAGTCTGACCGAGAAGAGAGCGACGGAGGTCATTAGGACAATCGCGTCACATTCCGATCAGATGACTTCCCTCATCGGCCGATACTCTCGCGATACTCAGCCCCAGGTTGACCTTGAGAGCCTACGTGAAGAGTTTAAGCAAGCTTCCGAAAAATGGAAGTCAGGAATCCTGAAATCCCTGGGAAATCTAAAAAGGGCTCAGGATATCAGCGTCGACGGCATTGGCAAATCGGACCCAATTCTTGCCAAGGTCGCAGAACTCTTTGGCGATCGAATCGCAGATCCTACGGGCGCCGATACGGTTCGCAGGAGGATACGCGACGCAGTCGACTACAGGTTCCCTAACAGGATCCCTCCAGGATTTTCCGATGAGGGTAAGGATACCGAGCTGGATCAGGCTGGAGACCTTCTAATTTGGGAAGAGATCATTGAGCATGCCGCATCCTCCTCATCGAAACTCGTTCTCTTCGTGTCAAACGACACTAAGGAAGATTGGTATGAGCCCGCCGGACCCGGACAAGCAGCTCGGCCGTGGCCGGCACTGTTCGAGGAGATGAGAGTGCGGGCTGGATCCCGCCTGAGAATCGAAACTGCTGCCGAGTTCTTCGATGGCATTGAGAGCTACCTGAATATTCCGATCAATGCTTCTACATTCGAAGAGATTGACCAGGTTGCTGACGAGATCGAAAGTTTTCCGGCCAGCGCCGACCTTAGCGTTGATGGGGGCCTCTCTAAGGTGGTAGCAGCATTCCATGCTACCGATCCGCAGGGTGATCTCCTGGAATCTTGCGTCCGCGACGCGCTTGCGATCGCACTGTCCGATGCGAGCGGCGATGCTGCATCGGATCACCGGGCTGTCAGCAGCGATGGAATGATCGCCTCTGTTTTGACCAGCCGGAATATCGCCCAGAGGTTCGAATTCGTCGGCAGCGAGTTTGGTGATTTCCTGGTAGAAGGGGTTCCCGTTGTCTTTAAATATACAAGTCGACGGTCCGCCATCATGGTGAACTGGCAAATGGTAGGCGCCGTTTTCCTATTTGTTCGATATGATCGCACGAAGAATTCATATTCGGCTGGATTGTTTGCGGCCGAGGAGCATCTGCGTGGTGCCTCCAGCCTTCGCGGGGCACTCCAGGTCCATATTGAACGAATTCCTGGTGTGCACTGGCTGGCCCGCAACAGGAGTCTGCACTGA
- a CDS encoding WhiB family transcriptional regulator: MAAAARRVARVTMPPLLDVVPDLSAGACRDVPDPDTFFPEAGDEVGAVRAKRICAGCPVRSACLAYALATDEPHGVFGGLDPTERGAWSRKAAAAVALNPVGGAA; this comes from the coding sequence ATGGCGGCCGCCGCCCGGCGCGTCGCCCGCGTCACGATGCCCCCGCTGCTCGACGTTGTCCCGGACCTGTCCGCCGGCGCCTGCCGGGACGTCCCGGACCCGGACACGTTCTTCCCGGAGGCCGGTGACGAGGTCGGCGCCGTGCGGGCGAAGCGGATCTGCGCCGGCTGCCCGGTGCGATCCGCCTGCCTCGCCTACGCGTTGGCCACGGACGAGCCGCACGGCGTCTTCGGCGGCCTCGACCCCACCGAGCGCGGCGCCTGGTCCCGCAAGGCGGCGGCCGCCGTCGCTCTCAACCCGGTGGGCGGTGCCGCGTGA
- a CDS encoding HAD family hydrolase, which produces MSATPQLLADVLRPAKHILLDFDGPVCSVFAGLPAPEVARRLRDGFLADGGQARSGDEEENDPLALLRLISATRPDLTEGADAALTALETEAVRVGRPTPGGESVLRACARSNRLVSIVSNNSGTAIKAYLSEHGLGDYVAGVFGRIPGDPSSMKPSPRLLLEAMEAAGSGPERCVFIGDAARDVEAGKAAGVPTIGFANKPGKDLKLAAAGAVVISDSMQLIADTLI; this is translated from the coding sequence ATGAGCGCCACCCCACAGCTGCTCGCCGACGTGCTCCGGCCGGCGAAGCACATCCTGCTCGACTTTGACGGCCCGGTGTGCTCCGTCTTCGCCGGCCTTCCCGCTCCCGAAGTCGCACGGCGGCTTCGGGACGGTTTCCTCGCCGACGGCGGCCAGGCCCGGTCCGGAGACGAGGAAGAAAACGATCCACTCGCCCTGCTCCGGCTAATCTCGGCCACTCGACCCGACCTCACGGAGGGTGCAGACGCCGCCCTGACTGCGCTGGAGACCGAGGCTGTCCGGGTTGGCCGGCCGACCCCAGGCGGAGAGTCGGTTCTGCGCGCCTGCGCCCGCTCCAACCGACTGGTCTCAATTGTCAGCAACAATTCGGGCACGGCTATCAAGGCCTACCTATCGGAGCACGGTCTCGGTGACTACGTGGCGGGTGTCTTCGGGCGAATTCCCGGTGACCCGTCGTCCATGAAGCCAAGCCCACGACTACTGCTCGAAGCTATGGAAGCCGCAGGCAGTGGGCCGGAGCGCTGCGTCTTCATCGGTGACGCAGCCCGCGATGTGGAGGCCGGGAAAGCAGCCGGCGTACCCACGATTGGTTTCGCTAACAAGCCGGGGAAGGACCTCAAGTTGGCCGCCGCTGGCGCTGTTGTGATTTCCGACTCGATGCAGCTCATCGCGGATACTCTTATCTGA
- a CDS encoding HNH endonuclease: MEKGAISRDDILRTLHEYDELGGPVFLNRYGYGAARKYLILHDGKAYESKAVAGVAHKHRFGRPLGSDELSGGLGHAVDWLKREGFQIGASRSPKWTRDELILACDVVARNGWQGLSASDPRIAELSDLLQLLAAYPPELRAVEYRNRNGAAYKTLNIASVHPAYTGDPTNHGQLDREVLQAFLDRPAEMAQAAQLLRDGLRDGTLQPVRPDDEDADDDEVSAPEGRVLYRRHRTRERSKKLREKKIASVLKKGDPLACEACDFDFAQVYGERGKGYIEVHHVVPLHEAGESTTKLTDLAVICSNCHRMIHRSAPWPTPAQLRVLVLVQEQAGAAETSLPRQRSGVEHSDETI, from the coding sequence ATGGAAAAGGGAGCCATCTCGCGGGACGACATCCTGAGGACTCTGCACGAGTACGACGAGTTGGGAGGGCCCGTCTTCCTCAACCGGTACGGCTATGGGGCGGCCCGCAAGTACCTGATCCTGCACGACGGTAAGGCCTACGAGTCCAAGGCCGTTGCGGGAGTTGCCCACAAGCACCGCTTTGGCAGGCCGCTTGGCTCCGATGAACTCAGCGGCGGCCTGGGCCACGCGGTGGACTGGCTCAAGCGTGAAGGCTTCCAGATCGGGGCATCACGCAGTCCCAAATGGACCCGCGATGAGCTGATCCTCGCTTGCGACGTGGTTGCACGGAATGGCTGGCAGGGCCTCTCAGCCTCGGATCCACGTATCGCTGAGCTGTCGGACCTCCTGCAGCTGCTGGCTGCCTACCCGCCCGAGCTACGGGCTGTTGAGTACCGCAACCGCAACGGTGCGGCGTACAAGACCCTCAACATCGCTAGCGTCCATCCCGCCTACACAGGCGATCCGACGAACCACGGCCAGCTGGACCGCGAGGTTCTGCAGGCCTTCCTCGACCGCCCAGCTGAGATGGCGCAGGCTGCGCAGTTGCTGCGGGATGGACTCAGGGACGGGACCCTGCAGCCGGTGCGGCCTGACGACGAGGACGCGGACGACGATGAGGTGAGCGCTCCTGAGGGCCGCGTTCTCTACCGTCGCCACCGCACGCGAGAGCGCAGTAAGAAGCTCCGCGAGAAGAAGATCGCTTCGGTGCTTAAGAAGGGCGATCCCTTGGCCTGCGAAGCCTGCGACTTCGACTTCGCCCAGGTCTACGGCGAGCGCGGCAAGGGATACATCGAGGTCCACCACGTCGTCCCGCTCCACGAAGCGGGTGAGAGCACCACGAAGCTCACTGATCTTGCAGTCATCTGCTCGAACTGCCACCGCATGATCCACCGGAGTGCTCCATGGCCCACTCCGGCACAGCTTCGGGTGCTGGTGCTGGTGCAGGAGCAGGCGGGTGCGGCCGAAACATCACTGCCGAGGCAACGTTCCGGTGTCGAGCACAGCGACGAGACCATCTGA